Within Ramlibacter henchirensis, the genomic segment CCTGAGCATCGCTTCGCAGCAGGGCGTGATCGAGAGCCTGCGCCAATTGCAACAGGGCAAGGCGCGGCCGCAGCAGCCGGTGGCGGAAAGCCTCGCATGATCGAGCAGCTGGACGACGGTGACGCCGCGGCGCAGGACGTCGCGCCGGTCTGGACCGTCTTCGCCGACCTGATGGCCGGCCTGGTCGGCGCCTTCGTGCTGGTGCTGGTGGGCGTGCTGGTGGGCCAGATGGATCTGGTGGCGACACTGCAGTCGGAGATCGAGAAGCGCCGCATCGAGGAGCAGCGCCGCATCGCGCTGGAGAAGGCGCTGGCGGTTCCGCTCGCCGCCGGCCGCATCACCGTGGACAACGGCCGCATCGGCATCAGCGGCAGCGTGCTGTTCGCCGTCAACTCCGACCAGCTGCGTCCCGAGGGCCGGCAGCTGCTCAAGAGCCTGGTGCATCCGCTGCGCGTCTACCTGGGCGAGCGCAACGAGCTGCTGATGGTCAGCGGCTTCACCGACGACAAGCCCGTGTCCGACGGCAATCGCCGCTTCGACGACAACCTGGAGCTGTCGGCGCAGCGCGCGTTGAAGGTGACACGCGCGCTGGTCGAGGAAGGCATGCCCTCGTCGCAGGTGTTCGCGGCCGCGTTCGGACCGGAGCAGCCGGTGGCATCGAACGCGACCGAGCAAGGCCGTGCGCTGAACCGGCGGGTGGAGATGGCGCCGGTGCCGCGGGCTCCGGCAGCGAAGAGTCCGGCCACGACAGCGGCGGCTCGATGAACACGGAGTCGTCGCGACGCGTGCAACAAATTCAGCGGGCGGCCGGCTGCGCCCCGCTCGCCGAGCTGAACGCGTACCTGCGCGAGGTG encodes:
- a CDS encoding OmpA family protein produces the protein MIEQLDDGDAAAQDVAPVWTVFADLMAGLVGAFVLVLVGVLVGQMDLVATLQSEIEKRRIEEQRRIALEKALAVPLAAGRITVDNGRIGISGSVLFAVNSDQLRPEGRQLLKSLVHPLRVYLGERNELLMVSGFTDDKPVSDGNRRFDDNLELSAQRALKVTRALVEEGMPSSQVFAAAFGPEQPVASNATEQGRALNRRVEMAPVPRAPAAKSPATTAAAR